The Theileria annulata chromosome 2, complete sequence, *** SEQUENCING IN PROGRESS *** genomic sequence AGCATTAACCCTATGCTCGAGTTCGGCAAATTCAACCACAACGAATTGGGGGAGCATAATCTAGGGGTGGATTCAAGGGAAATATTTATGGAAAGTAAGCGAAACGTAGGTAAGGACCTGGAGGCTCTGGACTCGAGAAGAACTTCCACCAATGACCAGTTCTTGCACGACTTGGATGATAATATTGGAAACGAGGGAAATGAAGACGACCTTCTCATTGATGATAGTCTACCTAACCCGAGTTTTTACTCTAATTActttttgtataatattaattcgTTATATGCCAGGTTTAACAAGTGGTCCAATAAGAAGAATAACAAGGAGTTTCTACTTAACCTTTACACGTGGCTAATCATTGTTTCTGGTTTAAAGTGCATTTCAATAGTTTTGTTTACGCTCTTTTCATATCAAATCAATCTAGTCACATCCTACATTTTGCACCCATTCAACGACACTCACCGTCTTAAGCTTATCTTTGTCATGATTGTTTCTCCCTTGTTCCTAAACGTCTTCCAATACTACGTCACTGACTCTATTATTAAGATTAAAATACCTTTAAGCTAATGTTATAAACACATTTACATATACCGCTAGTTTCTATATTGATTAACTATAATACGTGATTAATGAAGAATTAGGATATGTTAAACatataatcaaatatagTTGTATAGGAAATTAATCACTAAATCATAACTACCTTTTGCGTCTCTGCAACTTGACTTGGAGCAGACGCTGAGTTACAAACTTATCGTCCTCCTCCTTCACCACCAGCTTGCTGTTAGCGTACTTGGATAACAGGTACGAGCTGTGACGGAAGAAGGAGTAGTTGTTTGGAACGCTCTCATTACTACATTTGTTGTCATTTGAGTCCTCATCTGAGTAGTCTTCGTCGAAGTATTTCGGAATTGGCTTCAGAACGGCTGAACCATCAGTCGTTGGGTCCTCGTGTACTACATTAGTGTTAGATAAGATTTTGTCCAGGGAAGTCGAGTTCTCAGACTTGACTTGGAGAAGAACTGAGTTTTTCCCCAAGTATCGCAACAGTATCTGGAGGTACAACTTCCTCTGCTTCTCGTCCAAAGGCATCTTTGCTGTGATTGTGAACACAATTCCTCCTCCATTCGAGGGGTTCAACAGGTCCGATCCACACTTGATGTTAGGGTTAAAACTTAAAGAAGTTGAATATACAAAGAACTCGTTACGGTTTAGATTCTTCAGTCTGCTTATCAAGTTACTCTGCTTCGTTGATGGATCTTGTGTTCCCTTTGTATTTTCTGACGACTCCCCGTTTACCTTCGGTTGCGAATTCGTTTGGAATAAATCTGTAAACTTTTGTGTTAAACTGCGTTTTTTTTCGTTGGAGCTTGAGACTTCCGTCCAGTAGCATATTTGTCTCAGGTGgttattgaaatttaaCACCTTGTTCATTAGGAGTTCTTTTATCAGTGTCAGGTCCATATTTCTTATATCTTCGCCCAGATGATCGTTCGATAGGTTCATCAGGCCTATCATTGCTGTATACTGGTCGCATTCTAGTTTTTTCCCAGCCATGACGACTTATTCCTGTTCAAACACTGGGCGAAAACTTAAAAAACTGGAAATGTTAgtttttgaaaaatgttTACTAATTTACAACAAGAAACTGGAATTTAGATTGAACTGGAGAGTGCTTGCGAAAATGAACTGTTAAAACGGGACAAATATGTTACACCTCAAGGAGAAAAATGGTTAAAATGTCAAAACTGTGAGAAATTTAAAGAAGGAACtcttatttttaatagATCGTTATTAAGTAATGGTGTAGTTGTTAAATGGGGAAATGGCGAAGGAATAAATGTTATTAGGGCTATACcacaaaaaataaatcatatattttatgCAGGTATTTACATTAAAGTTAGTAATTACGCTTCACTTTGAAACCATAAGTTTTACGAATTCTTCATAATTGATTTTTCCATCTCCGTCTACATCTGCTTCTCTCAGCATCTCGTCGACTTCTTCATCTGTTAATCTTTCACCCAAGTTTGTCATTACGTGTCTGAGTTCCTGAGCGCTGATGAAGCCTAAACATTTCAGTGTGAATTCCATGAATAAAAGTGGATAAAGTTCAAATAAATACAGTTAAAACTGAGttataaaactaatattgataaaaaGTAACACTGACTAACCGTTTCCATCACGATCGAAGACCTTAAAGGCCTGAATCAGTTCTTCTTCAGTATCACATTCCTTCATCTTACGAGCCATCAAGATTAGAAACTCGGGAAAATCAATGGCACCTAGATTAAAATTGTCAGAAAAGAATTCatttaacttaattatGGCATAACTAGTTAAATTCAAGTCAAAAATGAGAGTTTACAGAACTGATTCCAGGAATTAAAAATCAATCATTTACATTTATGAAACTAAACCTACCACTTGAGTTTGTATCAATTTCGTTTATCATGTCCTGTAATTCTGCTTCCGTTGGGTTTTGGCCTAGAGATCTCATAATTGTCCCAAGTTCCTTCGTGGTTATGCctatttaattttgatgtcataatttttaaatgtgtgTAAGTTCAATGTTATTAAACACAAAagaaatgattttaaacaTTATGTAAGATAGAAAATTGGAGattatcaataaataaaatgagtATTAACTAAAAAACTCAATTTACTTATAAAACACTAGGAAAACATGAAAAAATAACTGTAATTTAATCAAAACTAACTTCCATCTCCATCTTTGTCGAAAAGGGAAAAAGCCTCTTTAAATTCAGCAATCTGCTCCTCACTTAATTGATCTGCCATCTTCAACGAAGATATAGAAAgttttttataatacaactaaatacaatttttaatggGTTGGTTATTTGTACAGTGATCTAATGTTGGAATAAAATGTATCGAAACTATTTTGTCTAAGCGTATACACATTAGGGGGTGATAATATCAAGGGTGTGCAATaattgttatatatattatattttattaccAATTTTTCTgcataaataatttaaaaattatgtattttttaaaatataaaaatatcaGGATAGAACCTTTATTGTTTTGGGGAGTGTAAACAACTCGAAAATTTTCAATGATCACTAATTCacttatattttatttttttaaacataaatttaaaataaatagCCTTTAAAACACATGTTCCTCCTCGTATATTTTACACCTTCTTTCCGTTACACCGTTATCAACTCTTGttgtatattaaacaacttaaaataaatatttgtccttaaattaatgaattagtatataaataactaataatgTTCTATATATGTCACACAaactaattatactattCATTTCATAATCTAGTTTGgttgtttataaattttcactctataaatatgtaattatatcatttaaataatcttctcattcattaaaaatagttattatttaaatagtttatgaaattatttttaaaattcgATTTTTGATTTACCCTATGATCTTCTACACTATCCTCGCGACTCAGTAGAAAATTCAGATGAGATCatgttaaaaattgtactactttattctatttaattaatattttaatttgttaaatatgCTCAATTTCACAAATGTATCGTCATTTATTTCCCTAACTGTATAATTCAAGAgtatttttcataaatcCCAAAATGAAGCCAAAAAATTGAGATATTTCCTAATATTAGTCATTTACCAAGTAAAAGGCGCCCGAAATGAAGATTGTCGAGTTTCGAATGCCCATACCCCTTAAACTAAGTGTTAGTTCAAACAAACggaaaaatattatattaggACTATCAAAGATGCTCAATTCACTTATTAATAGACGCAAGTCTTCGAGAAATGGAAGGTGGAAGCGGGTTGGAGATTTTCCGTAACgaaaaatttaaatccaACGACACAATAGGATACTATACCGAAAAACGGTACCATTTGGCCAAGTTCGTTCATTTACTCCAATATATACCTGATTTTCAGAAATTTGCCAAACTGGATGCAGTCAATTTTAGGCACAAGGCTAACAATACTCACCGAAAAATCGttagtttaaattatttgccaactaatattttaatacagGTGGAATCTATTTCCGAAACTATTCACTAGATACTACAATGAAGTGTTTCCAACGGCAGAATTCTCACTTCAGACCGACCACATCGAGTCCCTAAATATTTCAGAAAATGTCCTGAACCTTAACGTGCAGGACCTGAACAAAAGGCAAGTAATTTTTGTAGATTTAactaaattcaataaattgAAGGTATTTgactaaataaataaaaaattttagaacTATGAACCAAAATATG encodes the following:
- a CDS encoding calmodulin, putative (all_bases.C.cand.479 - calmodulin) — translated: MADQLSEEQIAEFKEAFSLFDKDGDGSITTKELGTIMRSLGQNPTEAELQDMINEIDTNSSGAIDFPEFLILMARKMKECDTEEELIQAFKVFDRDGNGFISAQELRHVMTNLGERLTDEEVDEMLREADVDGDGKINYEEFVKLMVSK
- a CDS encoding uncharacterized protein (chr2.cand.397 - hypothetical protein), coding for MAGKKLECDQYTAMIGLMNLSNDHLGEDIRNMDLTLIKELLMNKVLNFNNHLRQICYWTEVSSSNEKKRSLTQKFTDLFQTNSQPKVNGESSENTKGTQDPSTKQSNLISRLKNLNRNEFFVYSTSLSFNPNIKCGSDLLNPSNGGGIVFTITAKMPLDEKQRKLYLQILLRYLGKNSVLLQVKSENSTSLDKILSNTNVVHEDPTTDGSAVLKPIPKYFDEDYSDEDSNDNKCSNESVPNNYSFFRHSSYLLSKYANSKLVVKEEDDKFVTQRLLQVKLQRRKR